The Shewanella algae DNA segment CGGCAGCGCACAATGAATTGGGCTATGGCCAGCAGATAGCGCGAGCTACATCCCTGTCTGTCAGGGGCAATCAGGGCGCTGCCGACTTTTAAAACAATTCGTTGCCTTGGTTGCTTATTCATAACTTCCTTAACCTGTTTGAGGTGTTACTTCGAAGCGGATTGGGGATTGAAGCTAGACCCGGCGTCTGCCACCGGGTCTATAACGGGATTTGTACTATCCAGCTATCAGCCGGCCTGTTGCAGCTTTTCCCGGGTAGCGTGGAAGGTCTTCTGCACTGAGTGTGAGGGATCCTGGCTAAAGTGGCTGACCAGCACTATGGCCGTGGAGCTTATGATAAAGCCGGGAACTATCTCGTAGATCACGCTGGAGAGTGTCTTGCCATCGGGCAAGACAGGCAGCAGGATCCACAGCAGCACAGTGATGGCGCCGGTGAGGATACCGGCGACGGCACCCGAGTGGGTCATCTTCGACCAGAACAGACTGAACAGCACCAGTGGCCCGAAGGCGGCACCGAAACCGGCCCAGGCGTTACTCACCAGTGACAATATGCTGCTGTCGCTGTCCAGTGCCAGTAAAGTGGCCACGGCAGCAACGGCAAACACCCCAAGGCGACCTATGTTAACCAGCTTCTTCTCGTCTATGTCCTTGTGGAACACGGCGCGGTAGACATCCTCTGTCAGCGAACTGGATGACACCAGCAGCTGTGAGGAGATGGTGCTCATGATGGCCGCCAGAATCGCCGCCAGCAGGAAGCCACTCACCAAGGGGTGGAACAGAATTTCCGAGAACAGAATAAAGATGGTTTCCGGGTCCTGCAGCCCAGGGTGGAACTTGTTGACATAGGCGACACCGATAAGGCCTGTGGCCAGGGCGCCGAGTATGGTCACCAACATCCAGCTCATGCCTATGTTGCGGGCCGTCTTGATATCTTTCACCGAACGAATTGCCATAAAGCGCACTATGATATGTGGTTGACCGAAATAACCCAGTCCCCAGGCCATGCTGGAAACAATCGCCAGCAGGCTCATTTTCTCCACAGATTCAGATAGAGGCACTATGGTGTGATTGGCCTGCGCCATCATCTCAGTGCCATTGTTGAACTCCTGAAAAGCCACTATAGGCACCATCACCAGGGCGACAAACATAATACAGCCCTGAACAAAGTCGGTCATACTGACGGCCAGAAAGCCCCCCAATAGGGTGTAGGCCACCACCACTGAGACAGTGATCACCAGGCCAAGCTGGTAACTCAGGCCGAAGGCGGATTCAAACAGTTTGCCCCCGGCGACCAGGCCGGCAGAGGTGTAGAGAGTAAAGAAGAGTATGATCACCGCTGCAGAAATCATCCGCACCGAGCCGTTTTTCTTCTCGAAGCGCTTGCTGAAAAAGTCCGGCAGAGTCAGGGCGTCATCTGCTTCCTGGGTATAAACCCTGAGCCTGGGCGCTACCAGCAGATAGTTGAACCAAGCGCCGATAAGCAGGCCAAGCGCAATCCAGATGGTGTCGAAGCCGATAACAAACATGGCGCCCGGCAGACCCATCAGCATCCAACCACTCATATCGGAAGCGCCGGCCGACAGCGCCGTGACCTGAGGGCTGACCTGACGGCCGCCGAGAATGTAGCCCGAAATATCATCGGTAGAATTGCGATAGGCAAACAGGCCTATCGCCAGCATGACCACAAAGTAGATGGCCAAAGAGATATAACTCGAATAATCCATAGATTAGTGCCCGTTATTGCCAGTGAAGGCTTGATTGAGTTTTTGTTTGCAGAATGGGTACAGGTAGGTTGAGAGTACGAGCCAGAAACACCCTAATTGGATCAGGTGCTTGGCTTTATCTCTGAGGCTGATTTGGTAGCGTGAAAGATGACTGTCAGACTCCTGTGAGCTGTTGGCATTCATCGTGATTCTCCTTCCTTAAGTTTCATCTGAAGTTGGGCTAGTGAAAAACCACTTGAAGGCTAACCAATCTATTGATTAGTGTTCAAATGGTTTTTGTTCGAACGATATTATTCATGTTTATCAGAAAATGATCAAGTTTATATCTGAGTGGAATACTAGGTTTTAAACTGGCTGTGGAAGGTTATTTTTATATTAATCAGTTGGTTATTTTGTGGTTATTTTAGTTTTTTCAATTTTTAATATATTGCATACAATTATAAGGTAGGCGATAGGTTCTATATTTGAGCTATAACAATTTTCTGATTTGGTTCTGAAATAAACCGGAAATAATTAGGGTTTAAAATTAATTTACGATAGCGTCGGCTTCTGCCAAGCGAACCACTGCAAACCCGTGTAACCCCTGGGGCAGATCTCCAATTCCAACCCGACAAACTCCTCAAAATAGCGCTTGAACTATAGGCGTTTTTATATATGATTTATCATATATCTGTTTATCCATATATTCTCCAGATTGCTGAAGGTGCTTATTTGAGTGACCAACTGAAATTGGCAGATGTATGGCAGGCCGATCATTGGCCTTAAGGAGTGGCATTTATCATGGAACTAACCATTTTTTTCAAAGCCTTGGCCGATGAAACCCGGCTGCGCAGTCTGCTGTTGATCCTGCAGCAGGGAGAGCTTTGTGTCTGCGAGTTGACTGAGGCCCTGGCCTTGAGTCAACCGAAGATCTCCCGTCATTTGGCGCAGCTGCGAACTCAGGGGCTGCTGCAGGACAGACGCCGGGGCCAATGGGTGTTTTATCGTCTCAGCCCCGAGCTGGCACCCTGGTGCGAGCAGTTGCTGCGGGACACACTGACGGCCAACCCGGGCTTTATTGCTAATGAGCTGACTCGGCTGGAGGCCATGGCCTCGAGGCCGCAAGCTTGCTGTTGAATCCGGCCGGGATCTATCACTTGAGCACCGGAAGTTAACCGCCGGGGGACCGGAGAGGGGGATGTATGGGAACTTTTGAACGTTGGCTCAGCCTGTGGGTAGGGCTGTGTATTTTAGCTGGGATAGCGCTGGGTTATCTGGCGCCTAATGTATTTGCCGCGGTGGCGGCGCTGGAATACGCCCATGTCAATCTGGTGATCGCCGTGCTTATCTGGGTGATGATCTATCCCATGATGGTGCAAATTGACTTTTCCGCTATCAAGGATGTTGGCCGAAATCCCAAGGGATTGCTGCTGACGCTGGTGATCAACTGGTTGGTGAAGCCTTTTACCATGGCGCTGCTCGGCTGGCTCTTTTTCCGTTTTCTGTTTGCCCCTTGGGTAGAGCCGCAAACAGCGCAGGAGTATATCGCCGGGATGATCCTTCTCGGAGTCGCTCCTTGTACCGCCATGGTGTTTGTTTGGAGTCAACTGACCCGGGGCGATGCCAACTACACTCTGGTGCAGGTATCGGTCAATGATGTGATCATGATTTTTGCCTTTGCACCACTGTCGGCACTGCTGCTGGGGGTGAGCGATATTCAGGTACCATGGGAAACCTTGATTCTGTCTGTGGCTTTGTATGTGTTGCTGCCTCTATTGGCGGGGATCTGGACCCGCAAACACCTCAATAGCCGGCCAGAGGCGATTACGGCCTTGCTGTCCAGACTCAAGCCCTGGTCGATATTGGGGCTGCTGCTGACTGTGGTATTGCTGTTTGCATTGCAAGCCGAAACCATAGTGGCCCAGCCACAAAATATTGTGCTGATAGCCATTCCACTGTTACTGCAGACTTACGGTATTTTCCTGCTGACCTGGTGGTTGGCGAAGCGTTTGCGCCTGCCCCACAACATAGCCGCTCCGGCCTGCATGATAGGGGCATCCAACTTTTTCGAACTGGCGGTTGCCGTGGCTATCTCCCTCTTTGGTCTGCACTCGGGAGCGGCGCTGGCCACAGTCGTCGGGGTACTGGTGGAAGTGCCTGTGATGCTATCCCTGGTGGCGTTTGCCAATCGCCGCCGCGGTAACTGGCCAGCGGCCAATAAATTAACGGAGAACTGAGATGACAATAAAGGTGGGAATTAACGGCTTTGGCCGCATGGGACGGCTGGCCTTGAGGGCTGCCTGGGATTGGCCGGAACTCGAATTTGTGCAGATCAACGACCCTGCCGGCGATGCCGCCACCCTGGCGCACCTGTTGGAGTTTGACTCGGTTCATGGCCGTTGGTCGCACCCAGTCGAGCATGAGGGCAGTACCATAGTTATAGCCGGGCGGCGGATAGCGACCAGTCGCAATCAGGCCATTGCAGACAGCGATTGGTCTCAATGCGATCTGGTGATTGAGGCCTCGGGCAAGATGAAAACCAAGGCGCTGCTGCAGGCCTATCTTGATCAAGGGGTCAAACGAGTGGTGGTGACAGCGCCTGTGAAAGAGGACGGCGTCGCCAATCTGGTGATGGGGGTGAATCATCAGTGTTACGACCCGGCCAGGCATCCGATAGTAACAGCCGCATCCTGTACCACTAATTGTCTGGCGCCTGTGGTCAAGGTCATCCATGAGAACTTCGGTATTCGTCATGGCTCCATGACCACAATTCACGACATCACCAATACCCAGACCATATTGGATGCGCCCCATAAGGATCTGCGCCGTGCCCGCTCCTGTGGCCAGAGCCTGATCCCGACCACCACAGGCAGTGCCACCGCCATTACCCATATCTTCCCTGAGCTGAAAGGCCGCCTCAACGGCCATGCGGTCAGGGTGCCACTGGCCAACGCCTCGCTGACCGACTGTGTGTTTGAACTGGAGCAAACAGTGACAGAGCAACAGGTCAACGACTTGCTGCAACAGGCGGCCGAGACTGAGCTCAAGGGCATTCTCGGCTTCGAGTCGCGGCCGCTGGTGTCGGTGGACTACAAGACAGATCCCCGCTCCTGCATAGTGGATGGGCTGTCTACCATGGTGATCAACGGCACTCAGCTCAAACTCTACTGTTGGTATGACAACGAATGGGGCTATGCCAATCGCACCGCCGAATTGGCTCTGATGGTAGGCCGTTTGGACCGGGATGCCTGAAGGACAACACCATGGCTGAAATGAGTCCGGCGCTGCGCCAATATCTGCTGATCACCGGCAACTACTGGGCCTTTACCCTGACAGATGGTGCGCTACGCATGCTGGTGGTGCTCTATTTCTATCAGTTGGGTTACGGTGCGCTGGCCATTGCCATGCTGTTTCTCTTCTATGAGTTTTTCGGTGTGGTAACCAATCTGTTGGGCGGCTGGCTTGGCGCCCGTTTGGGGCTCAACCGCACCATGAATATCGGCCTTGGGCTGCAGATAGTGGCGCTGGCCATGCTGTTGGTGCCTCAGGCCTGGCTGACCATTCCCTGGGTAATGGCGGCCCAGGCGCTGTCGGGGATAGCCAAAGATCTCAACAAGATGAGTGCCAAGAGTGCCATCAAGACTCTGGTACCCAAGGATGCGGCTCAGGCGGGACAGACCCTGTATCGCTATGTGGCGTTGCTGACCGGTTCCAAGAACGCCCTCAAAGGAATAGGTTTCTTCCTCGGCGGCGCCCTGCTTAGCCTGCTGGGATTTGCCGGTGCCATTGCCACCATGGCCGCTGTTTTGACCTTGGTGTGGCTGAGCTCGCTGCTGTTTCTCAAGGCGGAACTGGGCCTGGCCAAGAATAAGCCCAAGTTCAGTGAGCTGTTTTCCAAAAGCCGGGCAGTGAATATTCTCTCTGCGGCCAGGCTGTTTCTGTTTGCTGCCAGGGATGTTTGGTTTGTGGTGGCCTTGCCTGTGTATCTGGCCAGCCAATTTGGCTGGGATCACTGGCAGGTGGGGGGCTTTCTGGCCGGCTGGATTATCGCCTACGGCTTGGTGCAGGCCCTGGCACCCAGGCTGACCGCCAGTACTGACGGCAAGACAGTCGGCAAGCATAAAGGCTCGGCCTTGCCGGAACGGGCGGCGGCGCTCTTCTGGTGCGGCCTGCTCACTCTGGTGCCCGCGCTTATCGCCCTTGGGCTTGGCAGCCAATACTCCCATGTCTGGCTGATCGGCGGCCTGTTGCTGTTCGGCGCCTTGTTTGCGGTGAACTCTTCGCTGCACAGTTTTCTGATTGTCAGTTATGCCCGTGAGGATGGGGTATCCCTGGATGTGGGGTTCTACTATATGGCCAACGCCGCCGGGCGCTTGCTGGGCACAGTGCTTTCCGGCGCGCTGTTTCAGTGGTGGGGGCTGGAGGCTTGTCTGTGGGTTTCCAGCGCCATGTTACTGCTGACATTGGTTATCTCCCGTGGTCTGCCGGAAGAGCATGAGGCGCAATGATCCACTGCAAAATTAGACTATAAGGGAGTGTCACTTTTTTCCATAAGGGCATAGGCTTAGGGAAGGTGCGAACAAGTCCCATGCGTGCTCTGCGTTGGCTTACAGGCCTGTATGCAAGGCGTGGTTCGCAGCAAATGGCTAGTCCTTTACAAGAAGCACAACATAGCAGACAGGTTTGTAAGCAACGCCCTTCGGGGCTTTCACAGCAACCGGCTCTCTGCGTTATCCGACTTCGACAGGCCCCGGCATGCCTTCAGTCAGATGCCTTGAACGCCAATTGCTGTGCAAGCCAGAGTGCCACGAGGACTTATTCGCACCTTCCTTAGGAAGGTGCGGCAGAGTTTTCCCGAGATTCTGGCTTAATAGCGTTGGGAGGATTATCCGCAGCTTCATTGACCGAATTGTTTCAAAGAGGGAAGTGTCATGTCCATGAGTTTGCAGTTTTGGGGCGCCACCCAAGAAGTCACAGGTTCCTGCCATCTGTTGCGGGTCAACGGCGAAAGCTTGCTGTTGGATTGTGGTCTTATTCAGGGAGGGCGGCAGGATGAACTGCGTAACCATGAAGCCTTTCCCTTTGCTCCTGAATCCCTGACTGCCGTGGTGTTGAGCCACGCTCATATTGACCATTCGGGGCGCTTGCCCTTGCTGGTGAAGCAGGGTTTTAGCGGCCCCATCTATACCCATAAGGCCACCATGGAGCTGTGCGCCATCATGCTCAAGGATGCCGCCATGCTGCAGCAGCGTGATGCCGAGCGGCAGAATCGCAAACGTGCCAAGCAAGATCTCGAGCCCATAGAGCCGCTGTTCACCGAAGAAGATGTCGAACTGGCACTGACCCGCTTTATTCCACTGGACTATGGCACCAAGCTGGATCCCATTCCCGGTGTAACCCTGTGTTTGAGTGATGCCGGCCATATTCTGGGGTCGGCGCTACTGGAGCTGTGGATCAATGATGGCAACACCCAGAAAAAACTGGTGTTCAGTGGCGATCTTGGCCGCGCCGGTATGCCGATTCTGAGAGACCCGACGCTGATCCAACAGGCCGATCTGGTGCTGATGGAAAGTACCTATGGCGACAGGTTGCACCGTAGTTGGGAGGCGACCCTGGAAGAACTCAAGGGGATCTTCGCTACAGCCATCAGTGAGAGCCGTGGCAATATCCTGATCCCTGCCTTTTCGGTTGGCCGGGCACAGGAGCTTTTGTATCTGTTTCACCTCTATGCCGGGGAGTGGGATCTGTCACGTTGGAAAATCTGCCTCGACAGCCCCATGGCCATAGAGGCCACCAAGGTGTATATCAATAACTATCCCTTGATGGACGAGGACTTCAAGCGTTTCGTGCATCAACACCCCGGGCAGCACCCGCTGCTTTCTGGGATAGAGTTTATCCAAAGTACCGAAGAGTCGATGGAACTCAACGACGTACACCAGGGGCTTATCATTATTGCCGGCAGCGGCATGTGTAACGGCGGTCGTATCCGCTGTCATCTGGAACACAACCTGTGGCGGCCCGAGTGTGACATTATCATCTGTGGTTTTCAGGCACTGGGAACCCCGGGGCGGCTGTTGGTCGATGGCGCCAGTGAGCTCACCATCAACGGTAATTCGGTGAACGTCGCCGCCAGAATTCACACAGTCGGTGGGCTGTCGGCCCATGCGGATCAGGCCGAACTGCTGCGCTGGTACCGTGAGTTTGAGGGGGCGCCGCCACTCATTCTGGTTCATGGTGAGCCGGATGCCCAGCGGCAACTCCTGAGTGTGCTGGAACATGCCGATGGCGTGCAGCCCAAGCCCAGACCCCAGGCCTCGGCCATAGCGACCGAAGGCGACAAGCTGGATCTCAGCCGTTTACCCGAACTGAGCTGGGTTGTGGGCTAAATTTTAGTGGGAAGTCATAAACTTAACTTTTCGGTTCATTCCCTATAGTAGGTCGAGCGCTATGACGTTGAATCAAAAGAGAATTAACCTTAAGTGAGACAAAGTAAAGCAATATGAGTAATACCCCGTACATTGATAATAAAAATCGTCTAGCTGATGTCATAGCCGCAATACAGGTTATGGGAACATATAAGTTTTACAAGTTGGAGTTTTCTGGTTGGGCTGATCGTATATCTGGCGATGAAAGTCAGGGAGAATATTGGAAAAGGATATTTGAGCAACATCCTGAATTTTTTCGTTTGGATCAAACTAGAACTAAGGCATCTCTTGTTTGGCGCAGGAATTATCAAAAATTATATGATATTGATAAAGAAGAAAAAATATCAAGAGAAGAGTTTCGGGGGCTATGTTCTGAAAAGAAAGCACGCATTTCAAGGAACCCTTTGAGTAACTCTGATATATCAACATTGGTAACCACTGCCATTAACCTTCACTCAAGCGAAATTGCCCATAAAAAGGAAACTCGTTGGTGGATAGCCGGAACCATGAGTCTACTAGGAGTTATTTTAGGGGTGCTCTTGAAGGCTATTATCGGTTAACTATTTTTATCTTTGCTATTAACAACAAGTAAAGACGCCCCTTGATAAAGGAGCGTTTTTACTGTTGGCGCAAACTTGGCTTTAGCCCTGGTGCTGCCAGAGGATCTC contains these protein-coding regions:
- a CDS encoding MBL fold metallo-hydrolase RNA specificity domain-containing protein, producing the protein MSMSLQFWGATQEVTGSCHLLRVNGESLLLDCGLIQGGRQDELRNHEAFPFAPESLTAVVLSHAHIDHSGRLPLLVKQGFSGPIYTHKATMELCAIMLKDAAMLQQRDAERQNRKRAKQDLEPIEPLFTEEDVELALTRFIPLDYGTKLDPIPGVTLCLSDAGHILGSALLELWINDGNTQKKLVFSGDLGRAGMPILRDPTLIQQADLVLMESTYGDRLHRSWEATLEELKGIFATAISESRGNILIPAFSVGRAQELLYLFHLYAGEWDLSRWKICLDSPMAIEATKVYINNYPLMDEDFKRFVHQHPGQHPLLSGIEFIQSTEESMELNDVHQGLIIIAGSGMCNGGRIRCHLEHNLWRPECDIIICGFQALGTPGRLLVDGASELTINGNSVNVAARIHTVGGLSAHADQAELLRWYREFEGAPPLILVHGEPDAQRQLLSVLEHADGVQPKPRPQASAIATEGDKLDLSRLPELSWVVG
- a CDS encoding ArsR/SmtB family transcription factor; translation: MELTIFFKALADETRLRSLLLILQQGELCVCELTEALALSQPKISRHLAQLRTQGLLQDRRRGQWVFYRLSPELAPWCEQLLRDTLTANPGFIANELTRLEAMASRPQACC
- the putP gene encoding sodium/proline symporter PutP translates to MDYSSYISLAIYFVVMLAIGLFAYRNSTDDISGYILGGRQVSPQVTALSAGASDMSGWMLMGLPGAMFVIGFDTIWIALGLLIGAWFNYLLVAPRLRVYTQEADDALTLPDFFSKRFEKKNGSVRMISAAVIILFFTLYTSAGLVAGGKLFESAFGLSYQLGLVITVSVVVAYTLLGGFLAVSMTDFVQGCIMFVALVMVPIVAFQEFNNGTEMMAQANHTIVPLSESVEKMSLLAIVSSMAWGLGYFGQPHIIVRFMAIRSVKDIKTARNIGMSWMLVTILGALATGLIGVAYVNKFHPGLQDPETIFILFSEILFHPLVSGFLLAAILAAIMSTISSQLLVSSSSLTEDVYRAVFHKDIDEKKLVNIGRLGVFAVAAVATLLALDSDSSILSLVSNAWAGFGAAFGPLVLFSLFWSKMTHSGAVAGILTGAITVLLWILLPVLPDGKTLSSVIYEIVPGFIISSTAIVLVSHFSQDPSHSVQKTFHATREKLQQAG
- a CDS encoding ArsJ-associated glyceraldehyde-3-phosphate dehydrogenase, whose translation is MTIKVGINGFGRMGRLALRAAWDWPELEFVQINDPAGDAATLAHLLEFDSVHGRWSHPVEHEGSTIVIAGRRIATSRNQAIADSDWSQCDLVIEASGKMKTKALLQAYLDQGVKRVVVTAPVKEDGVANLVMGVNHQCYDPARHPIVTAASCTTNCLAPVVKVIHENFGIRHGSMTTIHDITNTQTILDAPHKDLRRARSCGQSLIPTTTGSATAITHIFPELKGRLNGHAVRVPLANASLTDCVFELEQTVTEQQVNDLLQQAAETELKGILGFESRPLVSVDYKTDPRSCIVDGLSTMVINGTQLKLYCWYDNEWGYANRTAELALMVGRLDRDA
- the arsJ gene encoding organoarsenical effux MFS transporter ArsJ, with product MAEMSPALRQYLLITGNYWAFTLTDGALRMLVVLYFYQLGYGALAIAMLFLFYEFFGVVTNLLGGWLGARLGLNRTMNIGLGLQIVALAMLLVPQAWLTIPWVMAAQALSGIAKDLNKMSAKSAIKTLVPKDAAQAGQTLYRYVALLTGSKNALKGIGFFLGGALLSLLGFAGAIATMAAVLTLVWLSSLLFLKAELGLAKNKPKFSELFSKSRAVNILSAARLFLFAARDVWFVVALPVYLASQFGWDHWQVGGFLAGWIIAYGLVQALAPRLTASTDGKTVGKHKGSALPERAAALFWCGLLTLVPALIALGLGSQYSHVWLIGGLLLFGALFAVNSSLHSFLIVSYAREDGVSLDVGFYYMANAAGRLLGTVLSGALFQWWGLEACLWVSSAMLLLTLVISRGLPEEHEAQ
- the arsB gene encoding ACR3 family arsenite efflux transporter translates to MGTFERWLSLWVGLCILAGIALGYLAPNVFAAVAALEYAHVNLVIAVLIWVMIYPMMVQIDFSAIKDVGRNPKGLLLTLVINWLVKPFTMALLGWLFFRFLFAPWVEPQTAQEYIAGMILLGVAPCTAMVFVWSQLTRGDANYTLVQVSVNDVIMIFAFAPLSALLLGVSDIQVPWETLILSVALYVLLPLLAGIWTRKHLNSRPEAITALLSRLKPWSILGLLLTVVLLFALQAETIVAQPQNIVLIAIPLLLQTYGIFLLTWWLAKRLRLPHNIAAPACMIGASNFFELAVAVAISLFGLHSGAALATVVGVLVEVPVMLSLVAFANRRRGNWPAANKLTEN